ATGATTCTCTTCGGAGCTATCATTCTTGTTTTCGTATTTTTCGGTTTGCCTGGCAAACTCGGAGCAGGAGTGGGTTCAGTAGCACGCGTGAACAACTCTTTGATCTCAATTGCAGACTTCCAGCAGGAAGAAAACCGCGTTCAGCAGTATTACCAAAATCTCTTCGGTTCATCGATGGATTTTAGCTCTCAGCGTCAACTGCTTCGTCAACAAGCTCTTGAAAACCTCGTTCGTAACGAGTTGGTTTCTCAAGCTGCACAAAGCGAAGGCATTTTGGCGACTGACGCAGAAGTTCGTGATTTTATCGTGAAAGACATTCCGTTCTTTCAACAAAACGGACAATTCCAAAGAGAGTTTTATGCTCGTTACCTAGAGCAAACTCATTCTTCAGCTGGGGACTTCGAAAACAAGGTGCGTAAAGATATCGCCAATGTTCGTATCCGTCATTTGTTTGAACTTGTGGGGCAACCATCAGCAGTTGAACTTAAGAAGTTGCATGAACTTCGCAGCACGAAAATCAACGTGCTTTTCGTGAAAATCGATCAAGAAGCTCTTTCTAAAGTAATGACAAAAGAAAAAGCGGAAGTGGCGATTCAAGCATTGGATGCAGCCCTTGCAAAAGGTGATGAAGCTGCTGCTAACGTTCAATTGAAAGAATTGAAAGCGACTTGGGAAGAAACTGGCTTTGTTGAGTTGGGTTCTGAAAACTTCCCAAAAATCACCAGCGCGGTTGCCACTGACGCGGTGTTTGAACTTTCTAAAGCTCAACCTCTTTTGAAGCGCGTTGTTCGCGATGGCGCTATTAAGTATGTTCTTAAGTTGAAAGAAACGAAGATCGAGGAAGCCAAAGCGATCGAACCGATGACTGCGGAAATGATGCAAAAACGTCGCGCAGACGGTCTGTTTGAGGCATGGATCAATCAGTTCCGTGCAAAATCCCATGTCACTATGAATGCTCAAGCATTGCAGTAGTTATCATGTTGCAATTCGTTCGTGAAATTCCACTGCGAATAGTAATTCAAGAGGCCTCGTCTGAAAGACGGGGCTTTTTGTTTTATGTGTCAGCAGGGTTTACTAAAGAGATAAACCCTTTAACGGGCATGTCGGCAAATTTGCCCCTGATAGACCGGTGGCTTGCCGGTTTAAAGGCGGATCTTGAGAGAAAATGTTTTGTGCTTAGCTCCGAAAGCTTGAATCAAGTTTGCGCTGAAATCTTGGCGTCAGCTCGATTGAATCTTTCTCAGCAAGCTCAGAGCGATGGGACTCAATTGGTGAGTTTGGAATTTAGGGAGCATCGCGGCTGGGCCTTTTCTTGGTGCGTGCCACAAGGCGTGGAGGAGATGACATTAAAGCATTTCTATTACCACGAGGCCTTCCTAGCAGATCCTGCTAAATTTGAACTGTTCAAGATCGAGCTACAGTGGCGCCGGCTCGTTGGTTGTGATTTCGAATTTGCCAGCTTGGGCGACGTCCTCTTGAAAGAACTACGGGCAAGCAATCTTGAGGAGCTCTGTAGGAAGTTGTCTCAACTTAAAGGTCATAAAGTAGAAAGTGGCAGCCTGCTTGATGCTGTGACGGTTCACAATCTCAGCCAAAACTTTAAGGTCACTGTTTAGCAAAAGGTGCCAGGCACCTTTTGCTTCACTCGGCGCATTAAAAACAAAGACATAATTCGTAAAAGCGGCCTTCGAAATTTGCTATTGAGGGGTTCCTGTCGAAACCCACTTCTCAACAATCGAGCGCATTGATGAGGACATCATTCCCGATGTCGGCATCGGATTGCTGGAGTCATTGATGCGAGTCAGGATTTTGGCAGCTTTTGCCTTGGACTGAGCGTAGTCGCTCAGATCTAAACCGGCACGAGCGCTGGATCCTGTGTGGCAGCTGAAGCATTGATTTTTAAAGACACCTAGTTTTGCATCAGATGAAACCAACTGCGCGAAGGAAACGGTCGCAGGGGTTGTATCGACCACGACGACATCGGTCGACCCGGTCCCGCAAGTTGTCGAGGCGTCCACTTTTTCGATGGAAGTGAATTGCACGGCAAACTTATCGGTATTTTTTTGCATGGCTTGGACTAAAAGCTGCGCATTGCCTACCGGAGCCAGATTCAATGGTGTGTTCGGACAAACCACTGCATTGATGTTTCTATACGTGGTGGCCGCATCTATCA
The nucleotide sequence above comes from Bdellovibrio svalbardensis. Encoded proteins:
- a CDS encoding SurA N-terminal domain-containing protein; translated protein: MSDTMADKMKRKLSAKNATAMILFGAIILVFVFFGLPGKLGAGVGSVARVNNSLISIADFQQEENRVQQYYQNLFGSSMDFSSQRQLLRQQALENLVRNELVSQAAQSEGILATDAEVRDFIVKDIPFFQQNGQFQREFYARYLEQTHSSAGDFENKVRKDIANVRIRHLFELVGQPSAVELKKLHELRSTKINVLFVKIDQEALSKVMTKEKAEVAIQALDAALAKGDEAAANVQLKELKATWEETGFVELGSENFPKITSAVATDAVFELSKAQPLLKRVVRDGAIKYVLKLKETKIEEAKAIEPMTAEMMQKRRADGLFEAWINQFRAKSHVTMNAQALQ